Proteins encoded in a region of the Streptomyces sp. NBC_01298 genome:
- a CDS encoding alpha/beta fold hydrolase translates to MSENWRKAGWAGAAIGVIAAGAAAGVAVERITVGRGMRMKARLALDATADFGALRGAPGTARAEDGTALYYEVDELPEEGKRRRLRRKAPPRPTVVFCHGYCLSQDSWHFQRAALRGLVRAVYWDQRSHGRSARGLAQAEGEPVTFEQLGRDLKAVIDAAAPEGPLVLVGHSMGGMTIMGLAQECPDLIRDRVVGVALVGTSSGRLDQVTYGLPALGFGAVRRLLPGVLKALGSQVELVEKGRRATADLFAGMVKMYSFASRDVDPAVSRFAERLIEATPIDVVAEFYPAFQAHDKTAVLQRFADIPVTIIAGAGDMVTPPDHSEAIKEALPSAELVVLEGAGHLMMLERPDTVNGLLTELLARTGTVPAAANVGGHGRST, encoded by the coding sequence GTGAGTGAGAACTGGCGCAAGGCGGGCTGGGCCGGCGCCGCGATCGGCGTGATAGCCGCCGGAGCGGCGGCCGGGGTCGCGGTCGAACGGATCACCGTCGGCCGGGGCATGCGCATGAAGGCACGCCTCGCGCTCGACGCGACCGCGGACTTCGGCGCCCTGCGCGGCGCCCCCGGCACCGCGCGGGCCGAGGACGGCACCGCGCTGTACTACGAGGTCGACGAGCTGCCCGAGGAGGGCAAGCGGCGCCGGCTGCGCCGCAAGGCCCCGCCCCGTCCGACCGTGGTGTTCTGCCACGGCTACTGCCTCTCCCAGGACTCCTGGCACTTCCAGCGCGCGGCCCTGCGCGGTCTGGTCCGGGCCGTCTACTGGGACCAGCGCAGCCACGGCCGCAGCGCGCGCGGCCTGGCCCAGGCCGAGGGCGAGCCGGTTACCTTCGAACAGCTCGGCCGCGACCTGAAGGCCGTCATCGACGCCGCCGCCCCCGAGGGCCCGCTGGTCCTGGTCGGTCACTCGATGGGCGGGATGACCATCATGGGACTGGCCCAGGAGTGCCCCGACCTCATCCGGGACCGCGTGGTCGGGGTGGCGCTGGTCGGCACCTCCAGCGGCCGGCTGGACCAGGTCACCTACGGGCTGCCCGCCCTGGGCTTCGGGGCGGTACGGCGCCTGCTGCCCGGGGTGCTCAAGGCGCTCGGCTCCCAGGTGGAGCTGGTGGAGAAGGGCCGACGGGCCACCGCCGACCTGTTCGCCGGCATGGTCAAGATGTACTCCTTCGCCTCGCGCGACGTCGATCCGGCCGTCTCCCGCTTCGCCGAGCGGCTCATCGAGGCCACGCCCATCGACGTGGTCGCCGAGTTCTACCCGGCCTTCCAGGCGCACGACAAGACGGCCGTGCTCCAGCGGTTCGCGGACATCCCCGTCACGATCATCGCCGGGGCCGGCGACATGGTCACCCCGCCCGATCACAGCGAGGCCATCAAGGAGGCGCTGCCCTCCGCGGAGCTGGTCGTCCTGGAGGGCGCCGGGCACCTGATGATGCTGGAGCGGCCGGACACCGTGAACGGGCTGCTCACCGAGCTCCTCGCGCGCACCGGGACGGTGCCCGCAGCGGCTAACGTTGGCGGGCATGGAAGAAGTACCTGA
- the alr gene encoding alanine racemase, protein MNETAARVYAEIDLDAVRANVRALRERAPRSALMAVVKANAYGHGAVACAKAAQEAGASWLGTATPEEALALRAAGIEGPVLCWLWTPGGPWREAVEAGIDVAVSAMWALDEVRAAARAAGTTARIQLKADTGLGRNGCQPADWEALVTAAVAAQSEGTVRVTGVWSHFACADEPGHPSIQLQLSAFREMLAYAEKEGVEPEVRHIANSPATLTLPESHFDLVRCGLAVYGVSPSPELGTPAQLGLRPAMALKATVALVKTVPAGHGVSYGHHFVTERETSLALIPAGYADGLPRQASGRGPVLVGGRVRTVAGRVAMDQFVVDLDGDEARAGDEAVLFGDAERGEPTAEDWAQAAHTIAYEIVTRIGGRVPRVYLGG, encoded by the coding sequence ATGAACGAGACAGCCGCGCGCGTGTACGCCGAGATCGATCTTGACGCCGTCCGGGCGAACGTACGGGCCCTGCGCGAGCGGGCGCCCCGCTCCGCCCTGATGGCCGTCGTCAAGGCGAACGCCTACGGGCACGGGGCCGTGGCCTGCGCCAAGGCCGCCCAGGAGGCCGGCGCGAGCTGGCTGGGGACCGCCACGCCCGAGGAGGCCCTCGCGCTGCGCGCCGCCGGGATCGAAGGCCCCGTCCTGTGCTGGCTGTGGACGCCCGGCGGACCCTGGCGGGAGGCCGTCGAGGCCGGCATCGACGTGGCCGTCAGCGCGATGTGGGCCCTCGACGAGGTACGGGCCGCCGCCCGCGCCGCCGGAACGACCGCCCGGATCCAGCTCAAGGCCGACACGGGCCTGGGCCGCAACGGCTGCCAGCCCGCCGACTGGGAGGCCCTGGTGACCGCGGCCGTCGCCGCCCAGTCCGAGGGGACCGTACGCGTCACCGGCGTCTGGTCGCACTTCGCCTGCGCCGACGAGCCCGGCCACCCCTCCATCCAGCTCCAGCTGTCCGCCTTCCGCGAGATGCTCGCGTACGCGGAGAAGGAGGGCGTCGAGCCCGAGGTCCGGCACATCGCCAACTCCCCGGCCACGCTCACCCTCCCGGAGTCCCACTTCGACCTCGTCCGCTGCGGCCTGGCCGTCTACGGGGTCTCGCCCTCGCCCGAGCTCGGCACCCCCGCCCAGCTCGGCCTGCGGCCCGCGATGGCGCTCAAGGCCACCGTCGCGCTGGTCAAGACCGTCCCGGCCGGGCACGGGGTCAGCTACGGGCACCATTTCGTCACCGAGCGGGAGACCAGCCTCGCGCTGATCCCGGCGGGCTACGCCGACGGGCTCCCGCGGCAGGCCTCCGGGCGCGGCCCGGTGCTCGTCGGCGGCCGCGTCCGCACCGTCGCCGGACGCGTCGCCATGGACCAGTTCGTGGTCGACCTGGACGGGGACGAGGCCCGCGCCGGCGACGAGGCCGTCCTCTTCGGGGACGCCGAGCGCGGAGAACCCACCGCTGAGGACTGGGCTCAAGCGGCGCATACGATCGCCTATGAGATCGTCACCCGTATCGGGGGACGGGTCCCCCGCGTGTACCTGGGCGGCTGA
- a CDS encoding NAD(P)H-hydrate dehydratase, giving the protein MRTAYSVETVRAAERELMARLPEGTLMGRAAAGLAAVCVRLLPRVYGARVVLLVGPGDNGGDTLYAGAKLARRGAGVTAVAMDPDRVHAGGLAALRAAGGRLDGAVPERADLVLDGLVGIGGRGALRPAAAALAARIPAGAVVVAVDLPSGVDADTGEVAGAAVTADVTVTFGAYKPGLLTDPGASRAGASHLVDIGLSFGPPEMEALQHADVAGLLPEPTASSDKYRRGVLGIVAGSARYPGAAVLAVAGALRGGAGAVRYVGPPAVAEAVLARYPETLIGHGRVQAWVVGPGLGDEGGPEVREALSQPVPVLVDADGLRGLDPGELRARAAPTLLTPHAGEAAALLGLARETVEAGRLEAVRGLAERYGAVALLKGSTTLIAPAGPGPVRVNPTGTPWLATAGSGDVLSGLAGSLLAAGLPAVDAGSVAAYLHGLAARLTGGPLLAHQVAEALPRAWRDVAGR; this is encoded by the coding sequence ATGCGTACTGCTTACAGCGTGGAGACCGTACGGGCCGCCGAGCGCGAGCTGATGGCCCGGCTGCCCGAAGGCACCCTGATGGGGCGGGCGGCGGCCGGGCTGGCCGCCGTCTGCGTGCGGTTGCTGCCCCGCGTGTACGGGGCCCGCGTGGTGCTGCTGGTCGGCCCGGGGGACAACGGCGGCGACACCCTCTACGCGGGCGCGAAGCTGGCCCGGCGCGGGGCCGGGGTGACGGCCGTCGCGATGGATCCGGACCGGGTGCACGCGGGCGGACTGGCCGCGCTGCGGGCCGCCGGCGGGCGCCTCGACGGGGCCGTGCCCGAGCGGGCCGACCTGGTGCTCGACGGGCTGGTCGGCATCGGCGGCCGGGGTGCGCTGCGGCCGGCCGCGGCCGCTCTGGCGGCGCGGATCCCGGCGGGCGCGGTGGTGGTCGCCGTGGACCTGCCGAGCGGGGTGGACGCGGACACCGGGGAGGTGGCCGGAGCGGCCGTCACGGCGGACGTGACGGTGACCTTCGGGGCGTACAAGCCCGGGCTGCTGACCGACCCGGGGGCCTCGCGGGCGGGCGCCTCGCACCTGGTGGACATCGGGCTGTCCTTCGGGCCCCCCGAGATGGAGGCCTTGCAACACGCCGACGTGGCGGGACTGCTGCCGGAGCCGACGGCGTCGAGCGACAAGTACCGGCGCGGCGTGCTCGGGATCGTCGCCGGGTCCGCGCGCTACCCCGGCGCGGCGGTGCTCGCGGTGGCGGGGGCGCTGCGGGGCGGCGCCGGCGCGGTGCGCTACGTAGGGCCGCCGGCGGTGGCGGAGGCCGTACTGGCCCGGTACCCGGAGACGCTGATCGGGCACGGCCGGGTGCAGGCGTGGGTGGTCGGGCCGGGTCTGGGCGACGAGGGCGGCCCGGAGGTGCGGGAGGCGCTGTCGCAGCCGGTACCGGTCCTGGTGGACGCGGACGGGCTGCGCGGGCTGGACCCGGGGGAGCTGCGGGCCCGGGCGGCCCCGACCCTGCTGACCCCGCACGCGGGGGAGGCGGCGGCGCTGTTGGGGCTCGCGCGGGAGACGGTCGAGGCGGGGCGGCTGGAGGCCGTGCGGGGGCTCGCGGAGCGGTACGGGGCGGTGGCGCTGCTGAAGGGGTCGACGACCCTGATCGCCCCGGCCGGGCCCGGCCCCGTCCGGGTGAATCCGACCGGGACCCCGTGGCTGGCCACCGCCGGGAGCGGGGACGTGCTGTCCGGGCTGGCCGGGTCCCTGCTGGCGGCCGGACTGCCCGCCGTGGACGCGGGGTCGGTGGCGGCGTACCTCCACGGCCTGGCGGCCCGCCTCACCGGCGGCCCCCTCCTGGCCCACCAGGTGGCGGAGGCCCTGCCGCGGGCGTGGCGGGACGTCGCCGGCCGCTAG
- a CDS encoding holo-ACP synthase yields the protein MIIGVGIDVAEIERFGAALERTPGLAGRLFLDAELTLPGGERRGTASLAARFAAKEALAKALGAPAGLLWTDAEVYVEASGQPRLRVSGTVEARAKALGVRSWHISLSHDAGIASAVVIAEG from the coding sequence GTGATTATCGGCGTCGGGATCGATGTGGCGGAGATCGAGCGGTTCGGCGCGGCGCTGGAGCGCACACCGGGCCTCGCCGGGCGGTTGTTCCTCGACGCGGAGCTGACCCTGCCGGGCGGCGAGCGGCGCGGGACCGCCTCGCTCGCCGCCCGGTTCGCGGCCAAGGAGGCGCTCGCCAAGGCGCTCGGCGCGCCCGCCGGGCTGCTGTGGACCGACGCCGAGGTGTACGTGGAGGCCAGCGGGCAGCCGCGGCTGCGGGTGTCGGGCACGGTCGAGGCGCGGGCGAAGGCGCTGGGCGTGCGGTCCTGGCACATCTCCCTCAGCCACGACGCGGGGATCGCCTCCGCGGTGGTGATCGCCGAGGGGTAG
- the glmS gene encoding glutamine--fructose-6-phosphate transaminase (isomerizing) produces MCGIVGYVGAQSALDVVIAGLKRLEYRGYDSAGVAVLADGELAAVKKAGKLVNLEKELVGHPLPAGSTGLGHTRWATHGGPTDVNAHPHLDNSGRVAVVHNGIIENFAALRAELAERGHRLESETDTEVVAHLLAERFEGAGGDLAEAMRQVCRQLDGAFTLVAVHADQPDVVIGARRNSPLVVGVGEGENFLASDVAAFIAHTRSAIELGQDQVVELRRDGVTVTNFDGTAADVRAYHVDWDASAAEKGGYDYFMLKEIAEQPKAVADTLLGRIDANGLLTLDEVRIPDSVLREVDKVVIVACGTAYHAGMIAKLAIEHWTRIPCETELASEFRYRDPILDQRTLVIAISQSGETMDTLMALRHAREQGAKVLAICNTNGSTIPRESDAVLYTHAGPEVAVASTKAFLTQLVACYLVALYLGQVRGTKWGDEIRSVIRELSDIAAAVDTVLETMEPVRELARSLADKNTVLFLGRHVGYPVALEGALKLKELAYMHAEGFAAGELKHGPIALIEKDLPVVVVVPSPRGRSVLHDKIVSNIQEIRARGARTIVIAEEGDEAVVPYADHLIRIPATPTLLQPLVATVPLQVFACELATARGNEVDQPRNLAKSVTVE; encoded by the coding sequence ATGTGCGGAATCGTGGGTTACGTGGGAGCGCAGTCGGCGCTCGATGTGGTCATTGCCGGACTCAAGCGGCTGGAGTACCGCGGCTACGACTCGGCGGGTGTCGCCGTGCTCGCCGACGGGGAACTCGCCGCCGTCAAGAAGGCCGGCAAGCTGGTCAATCTGGAGAAGGAGCTGGTCGGGCACCCGCTGCCGGCCGGTTCCACGGGGCTGGGACACACCCGGTGGGCCACCCATGGGGGGCCCACCGACGTCAACGCCCACCCGCACCTCGACAATTCGGGGCGCGTGGCCGTCGTACACAACGGGATCATCGAGAACTTCGCCGCGCTGCGGGCCGAGCTCGCCGAGCGCGGACACCGGCTGGAGTCCGAGACGGACACCGAGGTCGTCGCGCACCTGCTCGCCGAGCGGTTCGAGGGCGCCGGCGGGGACCTGGCGGAGGCGATGCGGCAGGTGTGCCGGCAGCTCGACGGGGCCTTCACCCTGGTCGCCGTGCACGCGGACCAGCCGGACGTGGTGATCGGGGCGCGCCGCAACTCGCCGCTCGTGGTCGGCGTCGGGGAGGGCGAGAACTTCCTGGCCTCCGACGTGGCCGCCTTCATCGCCCACACCCGGTCCGCGATCGAGCTGGGGCAGGACCAGGTCGTCGAGCTGCGTCGCGACGGGGTCACGGTGACCAACTTCGACGGCACCGCCGCGGACGTGCGGGCGTACCACGTGGACTGGGACGCCTCCGCGGCCGAGAAGGGGGGCTACGACTACTTCATGCTCAAGGAGATCGCCGAACAGCCGAAGGCCGTCGCCGACACCCTCCTGGGCCGGATCGACGCGAACGGCCTGCTCACCCTCGACGAGGTGCGCATCCCCGACTCGGTGCTGCGCGAGGTCGACAAGGTCGTGATCGTGGCCTGCGGTACGGCGTACCACGCGGGCATGATCGCGAAGCTGGCCATCGAGCACTGGACGCGCATCCCCTGCGAGACGGAGCTGGCCAGCGAGTTCCGCTACCGCGACCCGATCCTGGACCAGCGCACGCTGGTGATCGCGATCTCGCAGTCCGGCGAGACGATGGACACCCTGATGGCGCTGCGCCACGCCCGCGAGCAGGGCGCCAAGGTGCTGGCGATCTGCAACACGAACGGCTCGACGATCCCGCGCGAGTCGGACGCCGTGCTGTACACGCACGCCGGGCCCGAGGTGGCCGTCGCCTCGACGAAGGCGTTCCTGACGCAGCTCGTGGCCTGCTACCTGGTCGCCCTCTACCTCGGCCAGGTCCGGGGCACGAAGTGGGGCGACGAGATCCGGTCCGTGATCCGGGAGCTGTCGGACATCGCCGCGGCGGTGGACACCGTACTGGAGACCATGGAGCCGGTACGGGAGCTGGCGCGCTCGCTCGCGGACAAGAACACCGTGCTGTTCCTGGGCCGGCACGTCGGCTACCCGGTGGCGCTGGAGGGCGCGCTCAAGCTCAAGGAGCTGGCGTACATGCACGCCGAGGGCTTCGCGGCGGGCGAGCTCAAGCACGGGCCGATCGCGCTCATCGAGAAGGACCTGCCGGTCGTGGTCGTCGTACCGTCGCCGCGCGGGCGCTCGGTGCTGCACGACAAGATCGTGTCGAACATCCAGGAGATCCGGGCGCGCGGGGCGCGGACCATCGTGATCGCCGAGGAGGGGGACGAGGCGGTGGTCCCGTACGCCGACCACCTCATCCGCATCCCGGCCACCCCGACGCTGCTCCAGCCGCTCGTGGCCACCGTGCCGCTGCAGGTGTTCGCGTGCGAGCTGGCGACGGCGCGCGGCAACGAGGTGGACCAGCCGCGTAACCTCGCCAAGTCGGTGACTGTGGAGTGA
- the coaA gene encoding type I pantothenate kinase, producing MDLTRAEWSALRERTPLPLTADEVERLRGLGDVIDLDEVRDVYLPLSRLLNLYVGATSNLRGTLNTFLGDAGNGHGAQTGTPFVIGVAGSVAVGKSTVARLLQALLARWPEHPRVELVTTDGFLYPMKELERRGLTARKGFPESYDRRALTRFVADIKAGKDEVTAPVYSHLIYDIVPDERLVVRRPDILIVEGLNVLQPAMPGKDGRTRVGLADYFDFSVYVDARPEDIERWYLNRFRKLRETAFQNPFSYFRKYTQVSEEEALEYAQTMWRTINKPNLLENVAPTRGRATLVVRKGPDHKVQKLSLRKL from the coding sequence GTGGACCTCACCCGTGCGGAGTGGAGCGCCCTGCGCGAGCGCACCCCGCTCCCGCTGACGGCCGACGAGGTCGAGCGGCTGCGGGGACTGGGCGACGTCATCGACCTCGACGAGGTCCGCGACGTCTACCTGCCGCTGTCCCGCCTGCTGAACCTGTACGTCGGCGCCACCAGCAACCTGCGCGGCACCCTCAACACCTTCCTGGGCGACGCGGGCAACGGCCACGGCGCCCAGACGGGCACCCCCTTCGTCATAGGGGTCGCCGGTTCGGTCGCGGTGGGCAAGTCCACCGTGGCCCGTCTCCTCCAGGCGCTCCTGGCCCGCTGGCCGGAGCACCCGCGCGTGGAGCTGGTCACCACCGACGGCTTCCTCTACCCGATGAAGGAGCTCGAACGGCGCGGTCTGACCGCCCGCAAGGGCTTCCCCGAGTCCTACGACCGCCGCGCGCTGACCCGCTTCGTCGCCGACATCAAGGCGGGCAAGGACGAGGTCACGGCCCCGGTCTACTCCCACCTGATCTACGACATCGTCCCCGACGAGCGGCTCGTCGTGCGCCGTCCCGACATCCTGATCGTCGAGGGGCTCAACGTCCTGCAGCCGGCCATGCCCGGCAAGGACGGCCGCACCCGGGTCGGCCTCGCCGACTACTTCGACTTCAGCGTGTACGTGGACGCCCGCCCCGAGGACATCGAACGCTGGTACCTCAACCGGTTCCGCAAGCTGCGCGAGACGGCGTTCCAGAACCCCTTCTCCTACTTCCGCAAGTACACGCAGGTCTCCGAGGAGGAGGCGCTGGAGTACGCGCAGACGATGTGGCGGACCATCAACAAGCCCAACCTGCTGGAGAACGTGGCCCCGACCCGCGGCCGCGCCACCCTCGTGGTCCGCAAGGGCCCGGACCACAAGGTGCAGAAGCTGAGTCTGCGCAAGCTCTGA
- a CDS encoding DUF389 domain-containing protein encodes MLHLRMIIPSDRTDAVVKIVEGTVGTTHLAVLPGAARIPAGDIVLCDVAREAGDELLNELRELGIDKDGSIAVENIDLSLSERADRAEEEAPGEAADAVLWEQLSEATHEESTLSITYSAFMIVATMIAACGVILDNAILIVGAMAVGPEFGPLAGVCTALVQRAPRLAARSLIALLVGFASAMVATTLFTLVMDALGLFHHEMLDKPRPNTSFIWQPDLFSFVVALLAGVAGVLSLTSAKSGALVGVAISVTTVPAAANAAVALGYGEYAQMSGSIKQLLLNLFGIMLAGVLTLLCQKLLWRTQRGRWRRRTPAKA; translated from the coding sequence ATGCTGCATCTACGGATGATCATTCCGTCGGACCGCACCGATGCCGTGGTCAAGATCGTCGAGGGGACGGTCGGCACCACCCATCTGGCCGTGCTGCCCGGGGCCGCCCGCATCCCGGCGGGCGACATCGTGCTGTGCGACGTCGCGCGGGAGGCGGGCGACGAGCTCCTGAACGAGCTCCGGGAGCTCGGCATCGACAAGGACGGGTCGATCGCGGTCGAGAACATCGACCTGTCCCTCTCGGAGCGCGCCGACCGGGCCGAGGAGGAGGCGCCGGGCGAGGCCGCCGACGCCGTCCTGTGGGAGCAGCTGAGCGAGGCGACCCACGAGGAGTCCACCCTCAGCATCACCTACAGCGCCTTCATGATCGTCGCCACGATGATCGCGGCCTGCGGTGTGATCCTCGACAACGCCATCCTCATCGTGGGCGCGATGGCGGTCGGCCCGGAGTTCGGACCGCTCGCGGGCGTCTGCACCGCCCTGGTGCAGCGCGCCCCCAGGCTGGCCGCCCGCTCGCTGATCGCCCTGCTGGTGGGCTTCGCCTCCGCGATGGTCGCGACCACCCTCTTCACCCTGGTCATGGACGCCCTCGGGCTGTTCCACCACGAGATGCTGGACAAGCCCCGCCCCAACACCAGCTTCATCTGGCAGCCGGACCTGTTCTCCTTCGTGGTGGCGCTGCTCGCGGGCGTGGCCGGGGTGCTCTCCCTGACCTCGGCGAAGTCCGGGGCGCTGGTCGGCGTCGCGATCTCGGTCACCACGGTCCCGGCCGCCGCCAACGCGGCCGTGGCCCTCGGCTACGGGGAGTACGCCCAGATGTCGGGCTCCATCAAGCAGCTCCTGCTGAACCTCTTCGGCATCATGCTGGCCGGCGTCCTGACCCTGCTCTGCCAAAAGCTCCTGTGGCGCACCCAGCGGGGCCGCTGGCGGCGGCGGACGCCGGCCAAGGCCTGA
- the glmM gene encoding phosphoglucosamine mutase → MGRLFGTDGVRGVANADLTAELALGLSVAAAHVLAEAGTFEGHRATAVVGRDPRASGEFLEAAVVAGLASAGVDVLRVGVLPTPAVAYLTGALGADLGVMLSASHNAMPDNGIKFFARGGHKLADELEDRIESVYDDHRTGAPWDRPTGAGVGRVSDYTEGFDKYVAHLMGVLPNRLDGLKVVLDEAHGAAAFVSPEAFTRAGAEIVTIGAEPDGLNINDGCGSTHLGLLKQAVVEHGADLGIAHDGDADRCLAVDGNGEEVDGDQILAVLALAMREAGHLREDTVVATVMSNLGFKLAMESEGINVVQTGVGDRYVLESMKEHGYALGGEQSGHVIILDHATTGDGTLTGLMLAARIAATGTPLAELTGIMTRLPQVLVNVPDVDRSRVTTSAELAAAVADAERELGTTGRVLLRPSGTEPLVRVMVEAADIEQARAVAGRLADVVKSALG, encoded by the coding sequence GTGGGACGACTCTTCGGGACGGACGGTGTACGAGGCGTCGCCAACGCGGATCTGACGGCCGAGCTGGCGCTCGGTCTCTCCGTGGCGGCCGCGCACGTACTGGCCGAGGCGGGCACCTTCGAGGGCCACCGGGCCACGGCCGTGGTCGGCCGGGATCCCCGGGCCTCGGGCGAGTTCCTGGAGGCCGCAGTCGTCGCGGGCCTCGCGAGCGCGGGCGTGGACGTCCTGCGCGTCGGTGTGCTGCCCACCCCGGCGGTGGCGTATCTCACCGGTGCGCTGGGCGCCGACCTCGGCGTCATGCTCTCGGCCAGCCACAACGCCATGCCCGACAACGGCATCAAGTTCTTCGCGCGCGGCGGCCACAAGCTCGCCGACGAGCTGGAGGACCGGATCGAGTCGGTCTACGACGACCACCGCACGGGTGCTCCCTGGGACCGTCCGACGGGCGCCGGTGTCGGCCGCGTCTCCGACTACACCGAGGGCTTCGACAAGTACGTCGCCCACCTCATGGGTGTCCTGCCCAACCGCCTCGACGGCCTCAAGGTGGTCCTCGACGAGGCGCACGGCGCGGCCGCCTTCGTCTCGCCCGAGGCCTTCACCCGGGCCGGCGCGGAGATCGTCACCATCGGTGCCGAGCCCGACGGCCTGAACATCAACGACGGCTGCGGCTCCACCCACCTCGGTCTGCTGAAGCAGGCCGTCGTCGAGCACGGGGCCGACCTCGGCATCGCGCACGACGGTGACGCCGACCGCTGCCTCGCCGTGGACGGCAACGGCGAGGAGGTCGACGGGGACCAGATCCTCGCGGTGCTCGCGCTGGCGATGCGCGAGGCCGGGCACCTGCGCGAGGACACCGTCGTCGCCACCGTGATGTCGAACCTGGGCTTCAAGCTGGCCATGGAGTCCGAGGGCATCAACGTCGTGCAGACGGGCGTCGGCGACCGGTACGTCCTGGAGTCGATGAAGGAGCACGGGTACGCGCTGGGCGGCGAGCAGTCCGGCCACGTGATCATCCTCGACCACGCCACCACCGGCGACGGCACCCTGACCGGCCTGATGCTGGCGGCCCGGATCGCGGCCACCGGCACGCCCCTGGCCGAGCTGACCGGGATCATGACGCGGCTGCCGCAGGTCCTGGTCAACGTCCCCGACGTGGACAGGTCGCGGGTCACCACCTCCGCCGAGCTGGCCGCGGCCGTCGCCGACGCGGAGCGGGAGCTCGGCACGACCGGGCGCGTCCTGCTGCGCCCGTCGGGCACCGAGCCCCTCGTACGGGTGATGGTGGAGGCCGCCGACATCGAGCAGGCCCGCGCGGTCGCCGGCCGCCTCGCGGACGTCGTGAAGTCGGCGCTCGGCTAG
- the rpsI gene encoding 30S ribosomal protein S9 has product MAETTAETTPVEEFEGNVEEYTTETADVVEGDYTSESLAGRFGDPQPAAGLGRRKNAIARVRIVPGTGKWKINGRTLEDYFPNKVHQQEVNDPFKLLELDNRYDVIARISGGGISGQAGALRLGVARALNEADQDNNRPALKKAGFLSRDDRAVERKKAGLKKARKAPQYSKR; this is encoded by the coding sequence GTGGCCGAGACCACCGCCGAGACGACCCCCGTCGAAGAGTTCGAGGGCAACGTCGAGGAGTACACCACCGAGACCGCGGACGTAGTCGAGGGTGACTACACGTCCGAGTCCCTTGCCGGTCGCTTCGGTGACCCCCAGCCGGCCGCCGGCCTGGGCCGTCGCAAGAACGCCATCGCCCGCGTCCGGATCGTTCCGGGCACCGGCAAGTGGAAGATCAACGGTCGCACCCTTGAGGACTACTTCCCCAACAAGGTGCACCAGCAGGAAGTCAACGACCCGTTCAAGCTCCTTGAGCTGGACAACCGCTACGACGTCATCGCCCGCATCTCGGGTGGCGGCATCTCCGGCCAGGCCGGCGCCCTGCGCCTCGGTGTGGCCCGTGCGCTGAACGAGGCGGACCAGGACAACAACCGCCCGGCGCTGAAGAAGGCCGGCTTCCTCTCCCGCGACGACCGTGCGGTCGAGCGCAAGAAGGCCGGTCTCAAGAAGGCCCGTAAGGCTCCGCAGTACAGCAAGCGTTAA
- the rplM gene encoding 50S ribosomal protein L13, with amino-acid sequence MRTFSPKPGDISRQWHVIDAQDVVLGRLATQAATLLRGKHKPTYAPHMDMGDFVIIINADKVHLSGNKATQKMAYRHSGFPGGLRSVRYDDLLANNPEKAVEKAIKGMIPKNTLGRQMLSKLKVYSGDVHPHAAQQPVPFEITQVAQ; translated from the coding sequence GTGCGTACGTTCAGCCCCAAGCCCGGCGACATCTCGCGCCAGTGGCACGTCATCGACGCCCAGGACGTTGTCCTCGGCCGTCTGGCGACCCAGGCCGCTACCCTCCTGCGGGGTAAGCACAAGCCGACTTACGCCCCCCACATGGACATGGGCGACTTTGTCATCATCATCAACGCCGACAAGGTCCACCTGTCCGGCAACAAGGCGACCCAGAAGATGGCGTACCGCCACTCCGGGTTCCCGGGCGGCCTGCGTTCGGTCCGCTACGACGACCTCCTGGCGAACAACCCGGAGAAGGCCGTCGAGAAGGCCATCAAGGGCATGATCCCCAAGAACACCCTGGGCCGTCAGATGCTCTCGAAGCTGAAGGTCTACTCGGGCGATGTGCACCCCCACGCTGCTCAGCAGCCGGTGCCGTTCGAGATCACCCAGGTCGCGCAGTAG